A genome region from Triticum aestivum cultivar Chinese Spring chromosome 2B, IWGSC CS RefSeq v2.1, whole genome shotgun sequence includes the following:
- the LOC123045192 gene encoding metal tolerance protein C4, which produces MRRPLAAAAALRLRLLSSSSRPLVPSPFPLHHLLRRDDDREDRHPTPPPPPFSPRPIFGSASGAPGLLGLRGWRTLPPAASPPRGTVADAPPVLLTISRSYSLRVAKTKKQTHFDDEHSHRAVNTALWCNFLVFTLKFGVWFSTSSHVMLAELVHSVADFANQALLAYGLRSSRRAPDALHPYGYSKERFVWSLISAVGIFCLGSGATIVNGVQNLWSSQPPENIHYAALVIGGSILIEGASLLVAIKAVKKGAAAEGMSIRDYIWRGHDPTSVAVMTEDGAAVTGLAIAAASLVAVQMTGNPIYDPIGSIIVGNLLGMVAIFLIQRNRHALIGRAIDDHDMQRVLEFLKSDPVVDSLYDCKSEVIGPGFFRFKAEIDFNGVVLVQNYLERTGRGVWAKQFREASLSKDDAELRRVMAEYGEGVVDALGYEVDRLESEIQKIVPGIRHVDIEAHNPDGLSV; this is translated from the exons ATGCGCcgtcctctcgccgccgccgccgccctccgcctccgcctcctctcaTCATCGTCCCGCCCCCTCGTCCCCTCGCCCTTTCcactccaccacctcctccgccgcgACGACGACCGCGAGGATCGACATCCAACGCCCCCGCCTCCGCCATTCTCGCCCCGCCCGATCTTCGGCTCCGCCTCCGGTGCCCCCGGCCTCCTCGGCCTCCGCGGGTGGCGGACGTTACCCCCGGCAGCGTCACCGCCCCGAGGCACCGTCGCGGACGCGCCCCCTGTCCTGCTCACCATCTCCCGCA GTTATTCTTTGCGTGTCGCCAAGACCAAGAAGCAGACACACTTCGACGATGAGCACAG CCATCGAGCGGTTAACACGGCACTTTGGTGTAATTTCCTTGTCTTCACGCTGAAGTTTGGTGTGTGGTTTTCAACATCTAGTCATGTTATGCTAGCTGAGCTAGTACATTCGGTGGCAGACTTTGCTAACCAG GCTCTTCTTGCATATGGTCTGAGAAGTTCAAGACGTGCTCCAGATGCTCTACACCC CTATGGTTATTCAAAAGAAAGATTTGTATGGTCTTTGATATCCGCGGTTGGAATATTTTGCTTGGGTTCAGGTGCTACTATTGTGAATGGAGTTCAGAACTTGTGGAGTTCTCAA CCTCCCGAGAACATTCACTATGCTGCATTAGTGATCGGTGGGTCGATCCTAATTGAAG GTGCTTCACTTCTTGTTGCTATAAAGGCTGTTAAGAAAGGTGCAGCAGCAGAAGGAATGAGTATCAGAGACTACATCTGGCGTGGTCATGATCCAACTTCAGTTGCTGTTATGACTGAA GATGGTGCTGCTGTTACAGGTCTTGCTATCGCAGCAGCATCTTTGGTGGCTGTTCAAATGACAGGAAACCCCATCTATGATCCAATTGGTTCTATCATTGTTGGTAACTTACTTGGAATG GTTGCGATTTTTCTCATCCAGAGGAACAGGCATGCTTTAATTGGTAGGGCCATTGATGATCATGATATGCAGCGAGTTCTTGAATTTCTGAAATCTGATCCG GTTGTAGATTCTCTTTATGATTGCAAAAGTGAGGTGATTGGGCCAGGGTTCTTTAGATTCAAAGCAGAAATTG ATTTCAATGGAGTAGTCTTGGTGCAAAATTATCTTGAAAGGACTGGACGTGGAGTATGGGCTAAACAG TTCCGGGAGGCCTCGTTGAGTAAGGATGATGCGGAGCTACGAAGGGTTATGGCTGAGTATG GTGAGGGTGTGGTGGATGCTCTGGGATATGAAGTGGATCGGCTGGAGTCAGAGATACAGAAGATTGTGCCTGGAATCAGACATGTCGACATCGAGGCGCACAACCCAGACGGGCTTTCAGTTTAG